The following proteins come from a genomic window of Rutidosis leptorrhynchoides isolate AG116_Rl617_1_P2 chromosome 10, CSIRO_AGI_Rlap_v1, whole genome shotgun sequence:
- the LOC139872303 gene encoding transcription factor MTB3-like translates to MGDRFRLEEEDKGILESVLGREACNFLIWSASNNVPDEFRSKVGDLGVKDCLRKIIEDSDWNYAIYWQVSNTKSGKSALIWGDGHYKELNESEVYNKRDENARKIRVLQKLNSWFKVPWEGNIASTMDSISDLEMFYLTSMYYLFPFDKPSSPSQAFNTSRSVWANETKSCEEYYQSRSFLAKLARFQTFVLVPVKRGVLEIGSFKPIPEDQNYISMVKTLFNGCHPKVLPKIFGQDLSLGGSGGGGGAKSGPISISFSPKVEDDLDYGGESYEMNHVFGGNTSNGHRIDENNGKLFPQLNHGVLNSQALMSGIDQSNHDSIMMDRKPRKRGRKPANGREEPLNHVEAERQRREKLNQRFYALRAVVPNISKMDKASLLGDAISYITDLQSKIRMLEAEKEVGCVPEVDFMARKDDAVIRVSCPLDDHPIGQVIKTLREHEMAIHDTNVSTTDDGKVIHTFSFQAVGGGPAAEQLKEKLESAFSD, encoded by the coding sequence ATGGGAGATAGATTTCGGTTAGAAGAAGAAGATAAAGGTATATTAGAGAGTGTTTTGGGTCGCGAAGCTTGCAATTTCTTAATTTGGTCGGCTTCAAATAATGTTCCTGATGAGTTTAGATCAAAAGTAGGCGATTTAGGTGTTAAAGATTGTCTTCGTAAGATTATCGAAGATTCTGACTGGAATTACGCCATTTATTGGCAAGTTTCAAATACGAAATCAGGAAAATCGGCTTTAATTTGGGGCGATGGACATTATAAAGAATTGAACGAAAGTGAAGTCTATAATAAACGAGATGAAAATGCTAGGAAAATTAGGGTTCTTCAAAAGCTCAATTCGTGGTTTAAGGTACCGTGGGAAGGGAATATTGCATCGACAATGGATTCAATTTCCGATTTGGAGATGTTTTATTTAACTTCCATGTATTATCTATTTCCGTTCGATAAACCTTCTAGCCCGTCTCAAGCGTTTAATACAAGTCGGTCGGTTTGGGCTAATGAAACCAAAAGTTGTGAAGAATATTACCAGTCAAGATCATTTCTTGCAAAACTAGCTCGATTTCAGACGTTCGTTTTAGTTCCCGTTAAACGAGGAGTCTTGGAGATTGGCTCTTTTAAGCCGATCCCAGAAGACCAAAATTATATATCAATGGTCAAAACTTTGTTTAACGGATGCCACCCGAAAGTGTTACCGAAAATCTTTGGTCAAGATCTAAGTCTTGGCGGCAGCGGCGGAGGTGGTGGTGCGAAATCCGGTCCGATTAGTATCAGTTTTTCCCCGAAAGTTGAAGATGATCTAGATTACGGGGGTGAATCGTATGAAATGAATCATGTCTTTGGCGGGAATACATCGAACGGGCATAGAATCGATGAAAATAATGGGAAATTGTTTCCTCAATTGAACCACGGCGTATTGAATTCGCAAGCGTTAATGTCGGGTATTGATCAATCGAATCACGATTCAATTATGATGGATCGAAAACCGAGAAAACGGGGAAGGAAACCCGCAAACGGGCGAGAAGAGCCGTTAAATCACGTAGAAGCCGAAAGACAACGACGTGAGAAATTGAACCAACGATTCTACGCGTTACGAGCAGTGGTCCCGAATATTTCGAAAATGGATAAAGCGTCTTTACTTGGTGATGCGATTTCGTACATAACGGATCTTCAATCGAAGATACGAATGTTGGAAGCTGAAAAAGAGGTCGGTTGTGTACCCGAAGTTGACTTTATGGCTCGAAAAGATGATGCGGTTATAAGAGTTAGTTGTCCGTTAGATGATCATCCAATTGGACAGGTGATAAAGACACTTAGGGAACATGAAATGGCGATTCATGATACGAATGTTTCGACTACAGATGATGGTAAAGTTATACATACATTTTCGTTTCAGGCAGTTGGTGGTGGGCCCGCTGCGGAACAACTGAAAGAGAAGCTGGAATCAGCCTTTTCAGATTGA